A single region of the Erythrobacter sp. HL-111 genome encodes:
- a CDS encoding fructose bisphosphate aldolase — protein MNTDQMTARIATGAGFIAALDQSGGSTPKALRGYGVEDGEWSDEDEMFAAIHAMRARVITAPCFGEGKVLGAILFEKTMDGEVEGKPTGDALKSRGIVPFIKVDQGLADEADGVQLMKPLDKLPALLEKSVAKGMFGTKMRSVIKSANPAGIAAIVAQQFEVGNTILDAGLMPIIEPEYDINAEDRAGGEEILLAEILKQLDALPEGRQVMLKLSIPVKAGLYGGLVDHPGVLRVLALSGGYSTDEACEHLARNPGMIASFSRGLLQDLRKDQSDEEFNKALGEAIDKIAAASA, from the coding sequence ATGAACACCGACCAAATGACCGCCCGCATCGCCACCGGGGCAGGGTTCATCGCCGCGCTCGACCAGTCGGGCGGCTCCACGCCCAAGGCGCTGCGCGGCTACGGGGTCGAGGACGGCGAATGGTCGGACGAGGACGAGATGTTTGCTGCGATCCACGCCATGCGCGCGCGCGTCATCACCGCGCCCTGCTTCGGCGAGGGCAAGGTGCTGGGCGCGATCCTGTTCGAAAAGACGATGGACGGCGAAGTCGAAGGCAAGCCCACCGGCGATGCGCTGAAAAGCCGCGGCATCGTCCCCTTCATCAAGGTCGACCAGGGCCTCGCCGACGAAGCGGACGGGGTGCAGCTGATGAAGCCGCTGGACAAGCTTCCCGCGCTGCTCGAGAAATCCGTCGCCAAGGGCATGTTCGGGACCAAGATGCGCTCGGTCATCAAGTCGGCGAACCCGGCCGGCATCGCGGCGATCGTCGCGCAGCAGTTCGAAGTCGGGAACACCATCCTAGATGCCGGGCTGATGCCGATCATCGAGCCCGAATACGACATCAACGCCGAAGACCGCGCCGGGGGCGAGGAAATCCTCCTTGCCGAAATCCTGAAGCAGCTCGATGCGCTTCCCGAAGGCCGGCAGGTGATGCTCAAGCTCTCGATCCCGGTCAAGGCGGGGCTCTATGGCGGGCTGGTCGACCATCCCGGGGTGCTGCGGGTCCTGGCGCTTTCGGGCGGCTATTCGACCGACGAGGCCTGCGAACACCTTGCGCGGAACCCCGGCATGATCGCGAGCTTCTCGCGCGGGCTCCTCCAGGATCTCCGCAAGGACCAGTCGGACGAGGAGTTCAACAAGGCCCTTGGCGAGGCGATCGACAAGATCGCCGCGGCGAGCGCCTAG
- the efp gene encoding elongation factor P, giving the protein MKISGVDIRPGNILEYEGGIWKVAKIQHTQPGKGGAYMQVEMKNLQDGRKTNVRFRSADTVERVRLDTREYQFLYEDGDMLVFMDQDTYEQISLPSDLLGDARPFLQDGMQVSLELWEEKPISVELPSQVEAEIVEADAVVKGQTASSSYKPAVLDNGVRIMVPPHIEAGTRIVVDVYEQTYVGKAS; this is encoded by the coding sequence ATGAAGATCAGCGGCGTCGATATTCGCCCCGGCAACATCCTCGAATACGAAGGCGGCATCTGGAAGGTCGCCAAGATCCAGCATACCCAGCCGGGCAAGGGCGGGGCCTACATGCAGGTCGAGATGAAGAACCTGCAGGACGGCCGCAAGACCAACGTGCGTTTCCGCAGCGCCGACACGGTCGAGCGGGTTCGGCTCGACACGCGCGAATACCAGTTCCTCTACGAGGATGGTGACATGCTGGTGTTCATGGACCAGGACACCTACGAGCAGATCTCGCTTCCCTCTGATCTTCTGGGCGATGCCCGCCCGTTCCTGCAGGACGGGATGCAGGTGAGCCTCGAGTTGTGGGAGGAAAAGCCGATCAGCGTCGAACTGCCGAGCCAGGTCGAAGCCGAGATCGTCGAAGCCGACGCGGTGGTGAAGGGGCAGACCGCCTCTTCGAGCTACAAGCCCGCCGTGCTCGACAACGGCGTGCGCATCATGGTCCCCCCGCACATCGAGGCGGGCACGCGGATCGTGGTCGACGTGTACGAACAGACTTATGTCGGAAAGGCCAGTTAG
- the thiE gene encoding thiamine phosphate synthase produces MSVHQPDTQLYLISPLDVGGTFPDRLERALDAGRGLVTAFQFRVKDVDQHEAARLAAPLQEICAAREVAFIVNDSIALAKRLRADGVHLGQEDESPREAREALGREAQIGVTCHASKHLAMEAGEAGADYVAFGAFHPSATKDKGPDAERPEPELLSWWARLFEIPCVAIGGITPANCRPLAEAGADFLAVSGGVWAGDEVRAITAFREALGRG; encoded by the coding sequence ATGAGCGTGCACCAACCCGATACCCAGCTTTACCTCATCTCCCCGCTCGATGTCGGCGGGACGTTCCCCGATCGGCTCGAACGGGCGCTCGATGCCGGGCGCGGGCTCGTCACCGCCTTCCAGTTCCGGGTGAAAGACGTCGATCAGCACGAGGCGGCCCGGCTCGCCGCGCCGCTGCAGGAAATCTGCGCCGCGCGCGAGGTTGCCTTCATCGTCAATGACAGCATCGCGCTGGCGAAGCGGCTCAGGGCCGACGGCGTGCACCTGGGGCAGGAGGACGAATCGCCCCGGGAAGCGCGCGAGGCGCTCGGGCGGGAGGCGCAGATCGGCGTGACCTGCCACGCGTCGAAACACCTCGCGATGGAAGCGGGCGAGGCGGGTGCGGATTACGTGGCGTTCGGCGCCTTCCATCCCTCCGCCACCAAGGACAAGGGGCCGGATGCCGAACGGCCCGAGCCCGAATTGCTGTCATGGTGGGCGCGGCTGTTCGAAATCCCCTGCGTCGCCATCGGCGGCATCACCCCGGCCAATTGCCGCCCGCTCGCCGAAGCGGGGGCGGATTTCCTCGCGGTTTCGGGGGGAGTGTGGGCCGGCGACGAAGTTCGGGCGATCACGGCCTTCCGGGAGGCGCTTGGCCGCGGCTGA